The following coding sequences are from one Enterococcus sp. 4G2_DIV0659 window:
- a CDS encoding LPXTG cell wall anchor domain-containing protein produces MNKKLKYLLSCILFISVGVTLFIFPIMDVWAVEGGQVGHDAVIELYAEDTIESSSSSSEQPTSSSKPIVEKPKGKYPSTGEVIRRSLALSGSALALIALIFFIKKRREEREEVEK; encoded by the coding sequence ATGAATAAGAAGTTGAAATATTTGCTATCCTGTATTCTTTTTATCTCTGTTGGAGTAACCCTGTTTATCTTCCCGATTATGGATGTTTGGGCAGTTGAAGGTGGTCAAGTAGGGCACGATGCTGTTATTGAGCTTTATGCCGAAGATACCATAGAATCTTCATCATCAAGTTCAGAACAACCAACTAGTTCAAGCAAGCCAATTGTTGAGAAACCAAAAGGAAAATACCCAAGTACAGGTGAAGTTATTAGACGTTCATTAGCATTAAGCGGCAGTGCTCTAGCTTTAATTGCATTGATTTTCTTTATTAAAAAAAGGCGTGAAGAACGGGAGGAAGTTGAAAAATGA
- a CDS encoding WxL domain-containing protein: MKQIKNILFSVLTFSFFLSSQAVFAEAKSLPATGSIEFEKSLQPPQVVDPEKPADPADPGPSPSTDGYLRIDFVPKFNFGRNKLSEKDQTYSANAQLFHGDTGPRGNYVQVTDSRATGDGWTLQVRQETMLTSNTGDMLKGAYISLDKMWANSTLDSQYAPSLQTDVIKLDKINTTYDLATAGKNQGFGTWTIEFGASEDNEAGLVSTLKPLTDENGKPVLDPDFENKQVYKNEAVNFFIPGSKDTKPGQYQTVITWLLAELP, from the coding sequence ATGAAACAGATAAAGAACATTTTATTTTCTGTACTCACATTTTCTTTTTTCCTGAGTAGTCAAGCAGTTTTTGCTGAAGCAAAATCTTTGCCAGCAACAGGCAGTATTGAATTTGAGAAATCATTACAACCGCCGCAAGTCGTTGATCCAGAAAAACCAGCTGATCCGGCTGATCCAGGACCAAGTCCGTCAACAGATGGTTATTTGAGAATAGATTTTGTTCCTAAATTTAATTTTGGACGAAATAAATTATCTGAAAAAGATCAGACCTACTCTGCAAATGCTCAACTTTTTCATGGGGATACTGGACCAAGAGGAAATTATGTTCAAGTAACCGATAGTCGAGCAACAGGAGATGGTTGGACGTTACAAGTCCGTCAAGAAACAATGTTAACTTCTAATACGGGAGATATGTTAAAAGGAGCGTATATCTCTTTAGATAAAATGTGGGCTAACTCCACATTAGATTCTCAATATGCTCCTAGTTTACAAACCGATGTTATCAAACTAGATAAAATTAACACAACGTATGATTTAGCTACTGCCGGAAAAAATCAAGGATTTGGAACATGGACTATTGAATTTGGGGCTTCAGAAGACAATGAGGCAGGTCTTGTATCCACATTAAAACCTCTTACTGATGAAAACGGCAAACCTGTATTAGACCCTGATTTTGAAAACAAGCAAGTTTATAAAAATGAGGCAGTTAACTTTTTTATCCCTGGTTCAAAAGACACAAAACCAGGTCAATACCAAACGGTGATAACTTGGCTATTAGCTGAGTTGCCATAA